From Roseburia hominis, the proteins below share one genomic window:
- the fabG gene encoding 3-oxoacyl-ACP reductase FabG has translation MHFHKKTVLVTGASRGIGKACALLFAEKGYHVFLNCRTSRKEVEAVKAKIENNIPYGSCEIVMGDIGNPNDVRKIFGTIHLTCQGLDVLINNAGIAYMGLLSDMTDEEWNRMLQTNLSSVFYCCREAIPHMVSVKRGRIINISSMWGTVGASCEAAYSAAKSGIHGLTRALAKELAPSNIQVNAVACGVIDTTMNDLLDAEEKAALADEIPAGRFGTPEEVAHLVWDMANAPAYVTGQIVGIDGGYI, from the coding sequence ATGCATTTCCATAAGAAAACTGTGTTAGTTACCGGAGCTTCCCGCGGAATCGGGAAAGCCTGTGCATTACTATTTGCCGAAAAAGGCTATCATGTATTTCTGAACTGCCGCACTTCCCGCAAAGAGGTGGAAGCGGTAAAAGCAAAAATTGAAAACAATATACCTTATGGTTCCTGTGAAATCGTTATGGGAGATATAGGTAATCCCAATGATGTGCGAAAGATATTCGGGACAATCCATCTGACCTGCCAAGGTCTTGACGTGCTGATAAACAATGCCGGAATTGCTTATATGGGGCTTCTGTCAGATATGACGGACGAGGAATGGAACCGAATGCTTCAGACGAACCTCTCCTCCGTTTTCTACTGCTGCCGCGAGGCAATTCCGCATATGGTCTCGGTAAAACGCGGACGGATCATCAATATCTCCTCCATGTGGGGCACGGTGGGCGCCTCCTGCGAAGCCGCCTACTCTGCCGCCAAATCCGGCATCCACGGCCTGACCCGCGCGCTCGCAAAGGAACTGGCACCCAGCAATATTCAGGTGAATGCCGTCGCCTGCGGGGTAATCGATACCACCATGAACGACCTGCTTGACGCCGAAGAAAAGGCCGCTCTCGCAGACGAGATTCCCGCCGGACGTTTTGGAACTCCAGAGGAGGTCGCCCATCTGGTGTGGGATATGGCAAATGCTCCTGCCTATGTGACAGGGCAAATTGTGGGGATCGATGGGGGGTATATTTAA